The stretch of DNA ACGCTAAGGTCGATAGCAAGGGAGGGCGACGGTGTGCTGTACGGGGGCAGGCTGGGGGAGGAGGTGGCGGAGGATATGGCGCAGAATGGGGGGCTGGTGACGCTTGAGGACCTGACGTCGTACGAGGTAAGGGAGAGGAAGCCGGTGCGGGGGGCGTATCGTGGGCACGAAGTGGTGTCCATGGGGCCGACGAGCTCGGGCGGGGTGCATATTATCCAGGCGCTGAATTTGCTGGAAGGGTTTGATGTTAAGAGGATGGGATACGGGAGTGTAGAGTATTTCCATCTGTTGCTGGAGGCGCTGAAGGTGTGCTGGGCGGACCGGTTCGCGTTCCTGGGAGATCCGGAGCAGGTGCCGGTGCCTGTGGAGGAGTTGACATCGAAGGAGTATGCGGAGAAGCGGCGAGGGGAGCTGGATATGGAGCGGGCGAGGGCGTATAAGGCAGGGGACTTGGCACCGGTGGAGTCAGCGAACACGACGCACCTGACGGTGGCGGACTCGGAGGGGAACGTGGTGACGATGACGCACACGCTGAATGACGCTTTCGGCAGCAGGGTGATGGTCCCGGGGATGGGGATGCTGATGAACAACTGCATGGCGCTGTTCGACCCGCATGCGGGGAGGCCGAATTCGGTAGGGTCTGGAAAGCGGATGGTGAGCAGCATGTCGCCGTCGATTATTTTCAAGGATGGGAAACCCTGGTTTGCGCTGGGGACGCCGGGCGGGATTCGGATATTCGCGTCGGTGTTGCAAGGGATTGTGAACGTGATAGACCATGGGATGTCCCTTCAGGAGGCGGTGGAGGCTCCCCGGATATGGACACAGGGAGGTGTAGTGGAGGTGGAGAGTGGGGTGCCGGAGCCGGTGAGGGAAGGGCTTCGGAGGAGGGGGCACAAGGTGTCGGTGGTGGAGAAGGTGGCGGGTGGGATGAACGGGGTGATGTTTGGGGAGGATGGGATGATTCAGGGGGTGGCGTGCTGGCGGGCGGACGGGAGCCCGGCGGGGTTCAGCGGGGGGCCGGCGAGGGGAGGGGGAGGGTACTAGGGGGAGGGGAGACCATAGGGAGGGTGCTAGCAGTCACGGCGATTAGATTCCCTTCGACCAGGCTCAGGACAGGCTTCGACTGCGTCTCAGAATGACACTTAAGCTTCTAATTTATTAACCACAGTCCTCAAATAGCACCGGGCGTTTAGTGGAGAGAGGTCTGGAGGGTTCAAGATGAAGCGCCATACTATGTAGTCTTGTATAACACAACTCAGGCAGGTAGAACCATGGGGTGTTGCGGGTGGGATTGCGTGTATTTATCATCCTCAATGGCCCAGTTTATATTTTCGTAATTGCTTCTTAGCTCTTCCTTAAGGAAAATACCCTTAGTTTTTAGATTTCAAGTGTAGAGTCCCGTCTGAAGAGTCAAGCAGGGCTAAGAAGAAAGTAAATTCCTGGGCTGGGTTGGTGCGGCGGTGCAGTCGGCGGAGTTACAAACAAATCAAATACCAGAGTGAGAAGGAGACGGAAATGGCGGACGTACTGGCAATCACTGGGACTGGCGCAAAGGCTACTTTGGGAGAAAAGGCCCTCGAAGAGTTCAAGAAGAGTGTCCATGGTGGAGTGATAATGGCAGGGGACCCAGGCTATGACGAGGCCAGGGCCGTGTGGAATGGGATGATCGACAAGCGGCCGGCGGCGATAGCTCGCTGCACAGGCACGGCGGATGTAATCGCGGCGGTGAGCTTTGCGAGGGAGAGCAACCTGCTGGTGGCGGTACGGGGCGGAGGGCATAACGTATCGGGCGCGGCCACATGTGACGGTGGGCTGGTGATAGACCTGTGGCCGATGAAGGGTGTGCACGTGGACCTGGAGAAGAAGACGGTGCGGGCGCAGGGTGGCTGTACGCTGATGGACGTGAACAGGGAGACGCAGATATATAACATGGCTACGCCGCTGGGTGCAGTGTCGGAGACGGGGATAGCGGGGCTGACGCTGACGGGAGGCATGGCTGGCTGACGCGGACGTACGGGCTGTCGTGCGACAACCTAGTGTCAGCGGACGTGGTGACGGCGGAGGGGAAGGTGGTGAAGGCCAGCGAGTCGCAGAATGCCGACCTGTTCTGGGGGATTCGAGGCGGGGGCGGGAACTTCGGTGTCGTGACATCTTTTGAATACAAACTGTACCCGGTGGGGCCGGAGCTGTTTATGTGCCTGGCCTTCTACCCGGCCGGGAAAACTAAGGAGATCCTGCGGAAGTACCGGGAGTTTATGGCCAAGGCGCCGGATAAAGTAAACTCCATAGCCATAGGCGGGAATATTCCCCCTGCGCCATTTTTCCCGGCGGAGATTCACGGCAAGCCGTTCTTTTTAATCGCCGGCTGCTACGCGGGGGCGGTTGAAGAGGGTGAGAAGGCGCTAGCGCCGTTGAGACAGTACGGTGAAACGCTGGCGGACTTGAGCGGGCCGATGCCGTACCTGGTGTCGCAGACGCTGTTCGACGAGGACTACCCGGCGCACAAGCTTCGCTACTACTGGAAGTCGATTTACATAAACGGGCTGACGGATGGGGCGATTGACGTGATAGCCGACCAGTCGGCCAAGAGGCCGTCGCCAATTAGCACATTGGACGTGTGGAGTCTGGGAGGGGTGATGGCAAAGGTGAGTCCTGAGGCGACGGCCTTCAGAAATCGGAAGTCGCCGTTTTTGATAGGCATAGAGGCGAACTGGCCGGAGGCGAAGGACGACCAGGCAAACATCAAGTGGGTGCGGGAGTGTATAGAACGGCTGCAGCCGTTCTCGGACGGCAGCCAGTACCTGAACTTCCCTGGATTTTACGAGGATGGCGACAAAACGCTTAGGGCGACGTATGGATCGAATTACGACCGGCTGGTGGCGCTGAAGAAGAAGTACGACCCGAAGAACCTTTTCAGGCTGAACCAGAATATCAAGCCTACGTAGGGCGCTGCGCGAGTAATAGAAGCCAACGAATATAAAGAAGGATGCCAGGCATAGCCTGGCATCCTTCTGCTTTTAGGATGGGGGTTAGATGGGGCGGTTGAGGACGCGGGAGTCGATTTTGCGTTTGATTAGCTGGCCGTCGGTGGGCTTGGCGAGGAGCTTGCCGTTGTCGATCATGACCTTGCCTCGCAGGGTGACGGTGGTAGGCCAGGCGCGGACCTCCCAGCCTTCCCAGGGGGTGTAGTCGTTGAGGTGGAGGTCTTTGGGGGAGATCTTTTTCTTGACAGTGGTGTCCAGGACGCAGAGGTCGGCGTCGCTTCCGGCGGCGATGGCGCCTTTACGGGGGTAGAGGCCCAGGAGCTTGGCGGGGTTGGAGCAGGCGATGGCAACGAATCGCTCCAGGGACATACCCTGGTTGACGACGGCGGTGGTGTAGCCGACGGGGATTCGGATTTCAATGCCGTTGTTGCCGCCCTGAACGTCCAGCACCGTGCGGCCTTTTATCTTGTTGGCGTAGGTGGTGCCGATGGCGTCGGTGGCGAGGATATTGAGCTCGCCGCGATGGAGGGCCTGCCAGAGACGCTGGCGGTCGGTCTCGGACTTGGTGGAGGGGTAGGTGTGGTGCTTCATGCCGTCGGGCTTCTTGTAGTCGTCGGAGTTGAAGGAGCAGTAGAGCAGGATAGTCTCGCCGTCCACGGGGTGGCCCTTGGCGCGTGACTCGGCGATGGCCTCGACGCCCTCCTTGGCGCTGGTGTGGACAATATACATGGCGGCGCCGGTATGCTCGGCCACGGCGACGCATCGGCGGACGGACAGCATTTCGGAGAGGTTGGAGCGAATCTTGGGGAGGTAGTACCACTCCATCTCCTCATTCTGCCGCGCCTTCTCGTAGTTCCACTGGACGATTTCATCTTCCTCGGAGTGGATAGCGACGATGCCGCCGTATTTGGCGCAGGCTTCCATGACGTCCACGAGCTGGCCGGTGCCGATCATGGTCAGGGGACGGCCGGGCTTAGGGGCGTGGTTAGTCGTATAGACCTTGATGCTGGGGAAGCCTTCCTGGACCAGCTCTTTGATCTGATCGATGTTGCCTACGGTAATAGTGGGGCCGTAGTAACTGGCGTGGGCGGAGTAGTCGATATACATGCGGCCCTTGAAATGGGCCATGTGGTCGTTCATGGCTTTGGCGACGTTTTTGGGGTCGTCCATGGTGACCTTGGCGAAGTCGAACATGGTGGTGGTGCCGCCCCAGAGGGCGCCGAGGGACAACTCCTCGGGGCCGGAGGTGACGCTGCCCCAGACGGAGACGAGGTGGGGAAAGCCGACGTGGGTGTGGGCCTCGACACCGCCGGGTATGACGGTCTTGCCTGTGGCGTCGATGGTCTTTTTGGCTTCTGTGAGAGTGCCCGGGAGGGCGACGGAGACGATTTTTTCGCCCTGGATGCCGATGTCCCAGAGGCCGGCGCCGCCCGGAGTGACGACGGTGCCGCCTTTAACGATGAGGTCAAGTATAGCTAGCTCCTTGAGGATGCATGTGCGATTCGTGGACAAACATAGATGGGGAGGGAGGCGTTGTCAAATCGGGATTGGGAATGCTACGGAGTCCTTGACTGCGGGACAAGTTGGGAGTAGGCTTCACGGCTACAACGCAGGCAGTTGTTGCGCTGCGGAGTAGTGTCGAACTTGGAATCGGCTAGGATGGACAGTATACGGCGAAAACAATCGTATATAGGAGGAAAGGTAGTGAAAAGCGTATCAAGGTTTGTTAGGGTTCCCGGGCTACTAGGGATGGCGTTGCTGGCGGTCTTGACGCTGTTCGTAGTGGCCTGCGGAGACGATGAGACGCCTACGGCGACGACGAGGCCAGGGGTCACGACGACACCCACGGCCACATCGGCCCCTCAGCCGACGTCGACGCCGACAGCGGTGGCCAAGGTGCCGGTGCAGCCCCGGCTGAGGGTGGCGCTGCTGGTGCCGGGGGAGCAGGTGCAGATGGCTCACGGTCAGAGCCTGGCGTCGCAGAAGATGAACGCCCAGTACGAGCACCTGGTGGGTCGAGACCCGAAGACGAATACTGAGGTGCCGCAACTGGCCACGAGATGGTCGATGGCGGCGGACGGCAAGACTTACACCTTCGACCTGAAGCAGAATGTGCCGTGGTATAGCCGAGACGGCAAGCCCAACGGAACGACCTTTAATGCTCACGATATTGTGCTGACATGGGACCTGTTCAACGGCCCCGCGGGCACGGTGAAGACGGACAAGGCCCTGACCGCGGGCCTGTGGACTAACAGGTTAGGCACGCCTGAGAACTGGGAAGTGGTGAACGATCACAAGCTTATTGCCCGTTTCCCGAATTTGAACCTGGACATGGTGTACTTCCTGTCGGACGAGTGGGAAGTGGCGATGATGAGCAAGGCCCACTGGGACAAGACAGGCGGGGAGGCCGGGTATTCGGCAGACCCGATAGGGACAGGCCCATGGGTGTACCAGGAGAACAAGATAAACCAGCACTTCCTCCACAAGAGGGTGATGAACCATTGGAGGCAGACGCCTGGGTTTGAGGAGATGCAGTTCCTGTTTGTGCCCGAGGCGGCGACCCGACTGGCGCAGCTTCTGGCCGGCGAAGTCGACATCATTCCACTGATTCGAACGCAGCGGCAGACGATCACGGACGCCGGCATGAAGACCTATAGGAGCACGCTGCCTAGCACGCACCAGGCCATCGGCATAATTTACTATCGCAATCAGGCCTACTGTCCGGACGCCACCAAGGCCAAGTCGGCGGGCGACCAGCCGTGCGGGCCGTCCAAGGGGCACGACCCCAACGACCCGATGCGCAAGGTGGAAGTGCGCAGGGCGTTGAACATGGCGGTAAACCGAGCAGAGTTCAACAGCGTTTACTACAAGGGGCTGGCGTTCCCGGCGGTAGACTACTTCCCGCCGTGGCGGGCTGACTTCAAAGATTCTTGGACGCCGCACCCCGGGCTGAACGGGCGCACGGGGAAGGACGGCGGCTACCCGTACCAGTTTGATGTAAACGGGGCGAAGCAGCTGCTCACGCAGGCGGGCTACCCGAACGGGTTTACGACGACGTTGAACTGCTTAAAAGACCATCGCGTGATCCCTGAGTGGCCGCAGATGTGCGAGACGGTGGTGCAGTACTTCCGGGCCATTGGAGTGACTGCGACGCTGGAGATGGAGAACGACTTCTTCGCGTTCCGCAGCCGGGCCAACCTGAGGGAGAGGCCGAACTGGACATGGTCAGCGTCGCCGTCGCCGGTGCTGCCGTGCCAGGCCATCACCTTCCAGAGCGTCTGGGAACTGGGTAATGGATATCGCGAGTTTGAGGAGATATCCGATTACTGGAAGAAGTGCACCGGCACCACCAGCCTGGAGGAGCGGACGAAGCTGGACAGCGAGCTGGGCACGGAGTGGGTAAACAAGGCCTTCAGCATTCCGCTGTTCTGGGTCTATGCCGAGACGGGCGTAAACCCCAAGACGGTAGAGAGCTATGAGGTGAACTACCTGAACATTGGGCCGGTGCGCTATCACGAGCACACGAAGCCTGTGTATAAGTAGCCCGAAACTTAGATTATCAGGAAGGCCTCCAGATGAATCTGGGGGCCTTCTCTTTTCAGCGCTGGTTCATAGACACGATTCGATATTTCAGGTCGAGGAGACGTTGTTATGCGCATATCGAGTTGAGATAGATAGGTTTACAGTAAAGATTGACTCGAAAGGAGGACTTAGGTAAAGTTACGCAGTATCTCAGGATGGAGAGGCGTGGCAAAACGAGCCGAACGGCTTAAAGCGGAAGACTGAGAGCGCGAAAGATCTTTTAAGGAGCGAAAAAGTGATAGGGAACCGGAAAGTATGCATACCGACTCCGATATTTACGCTGGTAATTATTGCCCTGCTTGCCATACTGGCGGCAGCCTGCGGGGATGAGGCTACGCCCACGGCCACCGGCGCGCCGCAGGCCACCAACACGCCGACCACAGCCCCGACCGCCACGGCGGCGTCCGTCGCGACGGCTACGCCCACTGCCAGGCCCGCGGCGACGGCGACGGCGACGGCAACCCGGGCGCCTACCTCTACACCGACCGCTGTCCCCAAAGTGCTGGTGCAGCCCAGGCTGAGGGTGGCGGTGCCCGCGCCGGCGGAGCAGGTCACCATGCCTCACCCTACCAGCCAGGTCTCTGAGAAGTTGATGCCTATATATGAACATTTGATAGGCAAGCACCCTTTGACTTATGCGGAGGGGCCGCAGCTGGCTGAGTCGTGGTCGGTGGCGGCGGACGGAAGGACCTGGACGTGGAACTTGAGGCAGGGGATACCGTTTTACAACAAGGAGGGGCGTCCCACGTCCTTCACTTTCAGCGCCAAGGACGTGGTGTTGACCTGGGACTTGCTGAACGGTCAAGAGGGCAGCGTGAAAACCACCAAGGCCAGGACGCCGGGGGTGTGGCACGCCCGCCTGGGCGGTCCGGAGTTGTGGGAGGTTGCCGGCACCCACAAGATTGTGAACCACCTGCCGAGAGTAAACCTGGACATGACGTACTACTTCTCGGACCACTGGGAGACGGGAATTGTCAGCAAGGACCACTGGGATGCGGTGGGCGGCGAGGATGGGTACTCTGCCAACCCAATAGGGAACGGCCCGTG from SAR202 cluster bacterium encodes:
- a CDS encoding gamma-glutamyltransferase, producing the protein TLRSIAREGDGVLYGGRLGEEVAEDMAQNGGLVTLEDLTSYEVRERKPVRGAYRGHEVVSMGPTSSGGVHIIQALNLLEGFDVKRMGYGSVEYFHLLLEALKVCWADRFAFLGDPEQVPVPVEELTSKEYAEKRRGELDMERARAYKAGDLAPVESANTTHLTVADSEGNVVTMTHTLNDAFGSRVMVPGMGMLMNNCMALFDPHAGRPNSVGSGKRMVSSMSPSIIFKDGKPWFALGTPGGIRIFASVLQGIVNVIDHGMSLQEAVEAPRIWTQGGVVEVESGVPEPVREGLRRRGHKVSVVEKVAGGMNGVMFGEDGMIQGVACWRADGSPAGFSGGPARGGGGY
- a CDS encoding amidohydrolase family protein, producing MSTNRTCILKELAILDLIVKGGTVVTPGGAGLWDIGIQGEKIVSVALPGTLTEAKKTIDATGKTVIPGGVEAHTHVGFPHLVSVWGSVTSGPEELSLGALWGGTTTMFDFAKVTMDDPKNVAKAMNDHMAHFKGRMYIDYSAHASYYGPTITVGNIDQIKELVQEGFPSIKVYTTNHAPKPGRPLTMIGTGQLVDVMEACAKYGGIVAIHSEEDEIVQWNYEKARQNEEMEWYYLPKIRSNLSEMLSVRRCVAVAEHTGAAMYIVHTSAKEGVEAIAESRAKGHPVDGETILLYCSFNSDDYKKPDGMKHHTYPSTKSETDRQRLWQALHRGELNILATDAIGTTYANKIKGRTVLDVQGGNNGIEIRIPVGYTTAVVNQGMSLERFVAIACSNPAKLLGLYPRKGAIAAGSDADLCVLDTTVKKKISPKDLHLNDYTPWEGWEVRAWPTTVTLRGKVMIDNGKLLAKPTDGQLIKRKIDSRVLNRPI
- a CDS encoding ABC transporter substrate-binding protein gives rise to the protein MKSVSRFVRVPGLLGMALLAVLTLFVVACGDDETPTATTRPGVTTTPTATSAPQPTSTPTAVAKVPVQPRLRVALLVPGEQVQMAHGQSLASQKMNAQYEHLVGRDPKTNTEVPQLATRWSMAADGKTYTFDLKQNVPWYSRDGKPNGTTFNAHDIVLTWDLFNGPAGTVKTDKALTAGLWTNRLGTPENWEVVNDHKLIARFPNLNLDMVYFLSDEWEVAMMSKAHWDKTGGEAGYSADPIGTGPWVYQENKINQHFLHKRVMNHWRQTPGFEEMQFLFVPEAATRLAQLLAGEVDIIPLIRTQRQTITDAGMKTYRSTLPSTHQAIGIIYYRNQAYCPDATKAKSAGDQPCGPSKGHDPNDPMRKVEVRRALNMAVNRAEFNSVYYKGLAFPAVDYFPPWRADFKDSWTPHPGLNGRTGKDGGYPYQFDVNGAKQLLTQAGYPNGFTTTLNCLKDHRVIPEWPQMCETVVQYFRAIGVTATLEMENDFFAFRSRANLRERPNWTWSASPSPVLPCQAITFQSVWELGNGYREFEEISDYWKKCTGTTSLEERTKLDSELGTEWVNKAFSIPLFWVYAETGVNPKTVESYEVNYLNIGPVRYHEHTKPVYK